Part of the Salmo salar chromosome ssa10, Ssal_v3.1, whole genome shotgun sequence genome is shown below.
TAATGAGCAATGAAACATTTGTCATTTACATGTAACACATTATTATATCTAGACAATAACTGCAACCCACCCCACCAATGGTACTCACTGAAATCAACAGCATTAGCTTTCTCATCTCTATCTGGTACCGTCCCTGGATCCAATGATGTTCTGCTGCAATCTTTAATCTTCACTCCTCTTGAAACATCACGCTCATGGTTGTCACAGTCCTTTGAAGCAGAGATGAggggggattcagttcagtcATAAAGTcagttcccactgggcacacgtcGTCATTTCAAGGTGGAATTATttataatatttggttgagacgttgatcaatgaaagtttaacctttattcacccgctcaaaaagacagccagaagtttgttgaattcccaatgtgttatcactatactTTCAAACATCTAAAAGAACAATTGAATTCCAATAGAATaacaatgtcagatttttggtttagttgtcatctacactgagtatacatccacctctggcctgctcgcctccctacctctgaggaagcacagttcccgctcagcccagtcaaaactgttcgctgctctggcaccccaatggtggaacaagctccctcacgacgccaggacagcggagtcaatcaccaccttccggagacacctgaaaccccacctctttaaggaatacctaggataggataaagtaatccttctaaccccccccccttaaaagatttagatgcactattgtaaagtggttgttccactggaaattataaggtgaatgcaccaatttgtaagtcgctctggataagagcgtctgctaaatgacttaaatgtaaatgtaaatgtaagacattaagaacacctgctctttccatgacatgtgggccattcagagggtgaatgggcaagacaaaaaatgtaagtgcctttgaactgggtatggtagtaggtgccaggtgcaccggtttgtgtcaagaacttggccacgactgcacggccaggcacgactccaacaccatcattaagtttgctgacgacacaacagtggtaggcctgatcaccgacaacaatgaaacggcctatagggaggtttTCGGAGAACTGACAGTGTTGTgtgaggacaacaacctctccctcaatgtgagcaagactaaggagctgatcgtggactccaggaaaaggcgggccaaacacGCCCCCATTAACAGCGACAAGGCTGTAGTTGAGCGGGTCGAgactttcaagttccttggtgtccacatcacaaatgaactaccatggtccaaacacgccaagacagtcgtgaagagggcacgacaaagcctattccccctcaggagactgaaaagatttggcatgggttctcagatcctcaaaaggttctacagctgcaccatcgagagcatcctgaccggttgcatcaccgtctggtatggcaactgctcggcatctgaccgtaaggcgctacagagggtagtgcgaacggcccagcacatcactggggcaaagcttcctgccatccaggacctatataataggcggtgtcagaggaaagcccataaaattgtcagagactccagtcacccaagtaagTTATAgacttttctctgctaccgcatgacaagcggtaacggagcgccaagtcttgggCCAAAAGGCtcttcaacagcttctacccccaagccataagaccgctgaacaattcataaaatcgccactggacaatttacattgaccccccccccctccttttgtacactgctgctacttgctgtttgttacctatgcatagtcacttcgccccaacaagcatgtacagattacctcaactagcctgtacccccgcacactgactcggtaccggtgttcctgtatatagcctcattattgttactttttattattactttttattttagtctacttggtaaatatttgcttctccttgaactgcactgttggttaagagcttgtaagtaagcatttcacggtaaagtctacacttgttgtattcggcgcatgtgacaaataaagtttgatttgagaactgcaatgctgctggttctctcatgctcaacagtttcccttatttattaagaatggtccaccacccaaaggacatccagccaacctaAGAACTGGggcaagcattggagtcaacattggccagcatccctgtggaacgctttcgacatcttgtagattccatgccccgacgaattgaggctattGAGGGCAAAAGTGTGGGGGGAtgcaactaaatattaggaaggtgttcctgtttggtatactcagtgtaaatgTGTTATCAGTGTGCTTTCAGGcatttaaaagcacagcaaagttcaaatgggaatacaatgtcagatattttgtatttataaaacaacttaatgtgttatcactgtgctttatctaatagcacaaccaaatgacctggattgcagttagagattacattaaaagtacataatGCAATAAATTCTGTTCTGAGATTCTGTgcagattattatagcaattgtgaagatctccagaCCTGCAGcctttgcatgctatcttgaacatgcacgcttTCTATGATTCCATAAGACATTTATAGTTACCGTAACCTCAAAAtatggccatggatgtgttactcattttaagttTCAATAAATACTATTACATTAGCTTGTAAGATAAAGAAAATAGCCTAAACTTAAAGTTATTACGAAAGTCATATTGAATTGTGTGTGGTTGACAACGCAATCAAATATCAACAttggatgtgggtacgcagacccatGAGCCACTGCGGCCACTCATGATGAGTTCCGtctttttgtggcccccaccccatcAAAGTTTCCCAGAAGCCGTGCTACTGACggaatttaattttttttttttaaatgtagatgtgtcactcataataccccataatgtcaaattaaTAATGATTTAATTAATATTGAAAAGCAGAGATATCGCGAGTCAACAAGTGTTCAACCCCTTTCTtgaggcaagcctaaataagttcaggcgTAAAAATGTGCTGAACCAGTCACATAATACGTTGCATtgactcattctgtgtgcaatagtgtTCAACCAcaaagggaggttttccaatgccttgcaaagggaACCTATTGGCAGATGGGTAAAATGTTTAAATAAAGccgacattgaatatccctttgagcatggtgaagttcttCTTTATACTTTggctggtgtatcaatacacccagtcactacaaagatacaggcgtccttccaactcagttgccggagaggaaggaaaccactcagggattacACCATGAGCCCAATggtgagtttaatggctgtgataggagataactgttgatggatcaacaacattgtctgTGCTGCCATCCTGTTAGAAGCTAACAGATCATTTTATTACAATGGTTAAGATGGATTTTCATTGTGTTCCATGGTGTTAGTCGCCCCCTAGTGGAGCTTTCTGGTACTTAGAAAGACTGTACGCAAACAGGAAGTAGAGAATTCGTTCTGCACGCATAGAAACAGCTAAAAACAACGCTACGGTGCAGGTCTTTCAGTGTAGCTATTTCTTGTCACGCTTCAGCCTCGGAAAATATTTGTTTGTAAGTTCGATTCAAGCATTTAGCTAGTGATGATAATCTTGTTATTGATAGAATTGTTTACATATCAATGTTGGTTGGTTGCATTTACTCACACAAATTGCAATGCCTTTCATGTATGCCGTCAGCTGTATTACTTTGCCCGTGCGTCATGTAAACGAATTGTAAAACATACAATACTGAGGTTTTGTTACTGTTTCTAGTGTAATATGCTTTGTTATTCTACAGAGATGGCTGTACATTAGAGTAATGAAAGGAGTTAGCCAATTACCATATGAGTAACAATTAGCTATATGGTTGGCGTCATGCCAGATGCATGATACCTTGGCACGTGCTTTGTATTTTCATGCAACTTCAACTtgaaaggtataatgtacagctaCAATATGTCGATTTGAATACTAAAGTAtattcttttctgtattttgcaGTTTCACAACATAAACGTTTTCAATATATTCATTCAAGAAAAGTCACGCCTTGGGAGTTTTATTGAAGACTTAGTTGTTAGCTATCTGTCTAGTTTTGCATGGGAACGCAATTCAAGGGCAGAATATTGTCATTTAGCTTAGTATTGCTTagtagcctgtacagaatacaaatattccaaaacatgcatcctttttgAAATAATGCACAAAAGTAAAACtgccaaaaatgtggcaaagaaatgtacttcaCGGCAATGAAAACAAAGTGTTATGCTTGGGGGAAATCCAACAACATCaccgagtaccactcttcatatattcaagcatggtggtggctgcattatgttatgggtatgattgtcatcggcaaggactagggagattTGTAGGATAAAAAGGAAACTGAATAGAGCCAAGCTCAGGCaagaacaacaaaaaagtatgctttccaacagacactgggaaacaaatgcacctttcagcaggacaataacctaaaataacctaaggccaaatctacactggagttgcttaccaagacgacattgaatgttccagagtggcgtagttacagttttgacttcaaATTGGCTTGAAAAATAgatggcaagacttaaatggctgtctagcaaagatcaacaaccaacttgtcagagcttgaataataaaaaaaaataatgtgcaaatattgtacaatccaggtgtttaaagctcttagacttacccagaaagactcacagctgtattcGCTGCacatgtgattctaacatgtattgactcaagggtgtgaatacttatgtaaatgagacatttctgtatttcatgttaaataaatttgctaaaatttcttaaaacatgttttcactttgtcattatggggtattatgtgtagagtggtgagagaaaaaaataatttgaataaatgttgaattcaggtggtaacaacaaaatgtggaataagtcaaagggaattaatactttctgaagccacgTCACAATACGTTGCCAAATTGCATTGATTCAACAAGTTTTTTGCCCAGTGGGCTACCTTTAAGAATTGGCTGAATACTAACTAGGCCCAGCACTCAAGCTAGTAGCTGCTCAAGAAAGCTATGCTTTGTGTTTGTGAAATCTTAACTTTATTATGAAGCTATATGCTTAAATTTAGACATTGTCGCCACACCTATACCTGGCCTACTTCTTGTATATGTCTGTAGCCCACTCCATATGCAGTCACATAGTGGCAGAAAGAATGAAGACTGAAAGCTAGATTTGTGGTACACAGCGTATAATAGGTAGGGTGCAGAATGGTGAAAACAACTAGTGGAATGAATTAACTTTTAGTATGGCCCTACAAGAAGATAACCCTACAAAACATCTCAAAGTGTGTATTTCACGCAGTACGTTATTAAATGCTTGAACTCACCTGCACATTATCACTTTCCATCTCACTGTCCTCTGTATCCTCTGTATCGgagcatgatgatgatgatgttgtttcCAACGGTTCCCAAGGCACTGACACTTTCACAACATCCTCATCTCCTGACTTCAACCAGTCTTCATCCTCTTCCTTCTTCACTGTAAATAGGGCAACTTCCTCTTCATCTACTGGCAGAAGGGAGCATTCTTCAGACTCCTCTTTGACTGGGACTGGAGAAGGCAGCACCTGACAGAGAAAACAAAGTAccagtcacaagtttggacacacctactcattccagggtttctctttatttttactattttctacattgtagaatagtagtgaagacatcaaaactatgaaataacacatatggaatcaggtagtaacccaaaaaagttacatcaaaatatattttatatttaatattcttcaaagtagccaccctttgccttgacagcttcgcacacacttggcattctctcaaccagctttataaAGGTAGTCACCtctaatgcatttcaattaaaaaggtgtgccttgttaaaagttaatttgtggaatttctttccttcttaatgcatttgagccaatcagttgtgttgtgacaaggtaggggtggtatacagaagacagccctatttggcaaaagaccaagtccaaattatggcaagaacagctcaaataagcaaagagaaacgacagtccatcattactttaagacatgaaggtcagtcaatccgaaaaatgtcaagaactttgaaagtttcttcaagtgcagtcgcaaaaaccatcaagagctatgatgaaaaaCTGTCTCTCATGGGACCGCCGTCACAggtaaggaagacccagagttacctctgctgcagaggataagttaattagagcctcagaaattgcagcccaaattaatTGCTTCACAGAGCTCAATTAAGAGACATCTGAACAGTTAATATAGAGATTCATGGCCgaattgcttcaaagaaaccactactaaaggacaccaatgagaagaagagttgcttgggccaaaaaacacgagcaatggacattagaccggtggaaatctgtcctttggtctgatgagtccaaatttgagatttttggttccaaccgctgtgtcttcgtgagacgcagagtagatgaacggatgatctctgcatgtgtggttcatggagcatggaggaggtggtgtgatggtgctttgctggtgacactgtcagtgatttattttgaattaaatgcacacttaagcagcatggctaccacagcattctacagcgatacaccatcccatctggtttgtgcttagtgggactatcatttatttttcaataggacaatgacccaaaacacaccttcaaGCTgggtaagagctatttgaccaggaaggagagtgattgagtgctgcatcagatgacctggcctccacaatcacccgatctcaacccaattgagatggtttgggatgagttggaccgcagactgaaggaaaagcagccaacaggtgctcagcatactccttcaagactattggaaaagcattccaggtgaaactggttgagagaatgccaagagtttgcaaagctgttatcaaagcaaagggtggctactttgaaaccattgaatgagtaggtgtccaaacttttgactggcactgtaatTCTAACACCTCTGGGCCTTGTAAGTGGGCTTGCAGTGTTACAGATACTTACCTTTAGATGTGTCATGCCTTTATGTCCACACTCCTGCTCTGTGACTCCATGTATGTCTAAAACTGTGTCAAAGGAAGGCTCTTGTTCATCGGGGTCCTCCTTTTGACAAACCTGGGATGTTTCAACTCCTAACGACACAGCTGAAATCGGACATTCTTCAGCCTCCTCTTTAACCTCACTCCAATGCAGTGAGTGATCCTAGAACAGACCATGGTTGGTGTTAGAAGAATAAACTAAATTTGACCAATAAAACTCGTTCATGGATAGCCGATTAGTTTAATGTAAAACTAAATATTATATAATTTTGAAGAACGAATAAAAATGTGGGTTAACTTCTTCTGGCTGATCACTGCTTTCACATCTCCCATATTGATCCATCTTCATTAGATGATGAACAGACTCGTGACCTGTCAATAACAAAACAAACCCCCAAATGTTGAGTTAGATCAATTAGGATTAAGTACCttgtcggctctgggattcaaactagTGATTTTTCAgtttctggcccaacgctcttaaccactaagctaccttcCCCTGATGTTAGCTTAAGGGCAATTCCAAAGTAACAGAATTATGCTCAGACACATATCTTTCTATGTATGCCAAAAAACAATTAATTGCGAAGTTTAAGTAAATGTGTTTTGTTAACATTTCCAGTGgacattgttaaaagtagtccttgagTATAGAACGGTATGGTTTGTaaaagaactgtgcagatgcagtttggtaacagaatgaagttttccaaaaaaacataaatatctGCTCCAAATTATAAtgcaaagatgtctgcagaaagaatgggcaGTCAGCAATATCAACTTTAGTTTGAAAAACAACCTTTGGTTATCAAACTACACTAAGTGAAGTGAattaaacacacagtaacagaacTATGGTAATGGAATGACATCATGGGCCCGGATTTGTACTCCACAGAAATGAATAATTAAGGATTTGAATGTCATTATATTCATGATGATGTAGCCTGAATAGTTACACAGGTGGAAATGTAATTTATGCTCTCACGGTAATAGTGTATTCTTTTACCAATTTGTATGGACATTTGAAAGGGTAAATGACAAAAAACTCACAACACAAGGAACATACTTTGAACAAAGAAAATGTATTCTGTTTTAAGTTTCTCTTTGACCTCATTACTTCCCTTCTTTAGTCTTTTACCTTTTTTGCTTTTCAGCATTTGTCAGTGGCATGGAGACAATCTGTGAATAAAACATTTGAGTGGAATGACTGATGGACATTTGAATTAATCTTTATTACAACACTACTAGTATCaagatgtttacaatcaattaaTTCACCCCTTGAAAACAACTGCATTTGctaaatcaaacacacacacacgtgtgttccTCCCCCAGCCAATCAGTGACCGTCTTCAAAGTTTCTGTACAAAACACTTTCAAGTGGATATGGATTCAAAATTCCAAAGAGGGATAGATCCACTATGATATCACAGCTGCATTTGATTATGAATGACCAAACctgtagctttcatttgacacccaatatGACATGCTCCTAAGAACTACTATACGTTGGTCCTAATGTAGCTCTAGAAAACCCGAGGCAgcattctgccttctccctagAGTTTTCAGCGGTCAGCTTCACCCACGCCTGGATccatgtgaactacaatcccgACGCTGTTTTAATGTTTACAAACATCAATAATCATCACTTATGATACGGGTTTCTAAACATTTGGCCTTTATCTTTGATATCAGCGAGAAAGAATGTTTCAAATTAAAAATATACTTACTGTAACAGATTTGCACAGATCCATACACTGTGTGTGCCTCCAGTTGACAAACTACACTTCCTCCCCAGCTACGCTTAGCCCAGGCTTTCCCAAATtcatttagttttttgccctagcactacacagctgattcaaacaaTCAACTAATAATCAAGCTTTGGGGCCTGGTCCGGCGGTGAGCAACATGTTGTGCGCCTCAGACTCGTTGAAGTATAAATCTTTATCCAAATCAAGGTTaatgatcgctgttctgatgttcagaagctcttttcggtcataggaaatggAGAAAACAATGGCTGCTATCCAATCCAGCGCCATTCTCTCAATGTTTGATAGAGAAGTTAAAATCCTGTGCAACTTAAAATCCAATGCAAGTTATCACAGAGCTATGGCTAATTTAGGTTCCAAATTTCCACCCTGTTAGGATTATGTACCTAACAGGTTGGAAAATGGAcccaaaaagtatatatacacaaaaagcttatttctctccagtTTTGGGCGCAAAATGTGTTTACATGCCAGtttgtgagtatttctcctttgccaagataatccatccacctgacattcGTGGAATAtcaggaagctgattaaacagcataatcaggGGACAATAAAAACCCACTAAAATGTGtcgttttgtcacaacacaatgccacagatgtctcaagttctgagggagtgtgcaattgtcaTGGTGAGTGCAGGAATGTGCACCAGAGCAGTTgctagagaatttaatgttaatgtcGCTACCCTAAGCCACCTCCAAAGTAGTTTTCGAGAATATGGCAGTGcgtccaaacggcctcacaaacgcagagcacgtgtaaccacgccagcccaggacctccacacccggcttcttcatctgcgggatcatctgagaccagccacccggacagctgatgaaacagtgggtttgcacaaacaaagaatttctgcacaaactgtcagaaaccgtatcagggaagctcatctgcgtgctcgtcgtcctcacctgGGTTTTGACCAAACTGCAGTTCGGagttgtaactgacttcagtgggcaaacgctCACATTTGATGGCCACTACCACGTTGTAGAAGTGCGCTCttcatggtggggttatggtatgcgcaagcataagctatggacaacaaacacaattgcattttaatcgatggcaatttgaatgcagacataccgtgatgagatcctgaggctcattgtcgCGCAAggctctgtacacaattcctggatgtTGAAAATGTCCCggttttccatggcctgcatactcaccatcatttcacccattgagcatgtttgggatgctttggacgtgtgcgacagcgtgttccagttcccgacaatattCAGCCACttagcacagccattgaagaggagtgggacaacattccacaaacagcctgatcaactctatgcgaatgagatgtgttgtgctgcatgaggcaaatggtggtcacaccagacattGACTGGTTCTGATCCACGCCTCTACCTTTTTTTGGTAGGTATTTTTGACCAACAAATGCATAGCTGTATTCCCAGGCATGTAtaatccattgattagggcctaatgtatttatttatattgactgattaccttattaactgtaactcagtaaaatctttgacatttttgcatgttgcgtttatttatatttctgtatacTAGTACGTGGAATTGCCCAAAAGCTAACGTTGGCttgtagctagatagctatctATTATATTCTAGCTAGATAATCAGCTTCTATTTGGCAAAATGATGGCTTGTACAGCTAGCTACACAACCAACTTGTCATCAAATGGCAATAAAGTTCATATAtgtttagtatatatatatatatatgtatttaccTGTAACATGGATGTTTTCAGAAGTATCCGAGACTCGGGGAATATTATTGCGGTTGCACATACGGAAACTCGAAAAGACCAAAATACCAGAATTTGAAAATATATTCCTTGCTGATACGATCTTCAACCCTCTTGGAACGTCATGCTCCTTTGAAGCAGAGACTAggggggattcagttcagtcAAAAAATAACCTTCATTAATTGGCTGAATACTATCTAGGCCTGCATTTTGCACTGACTatgcacactgactggactctacccacacatacttACGCTGACATGCCAACACACAATCTACAAGAGACTGCTGAGGGGAGTCATAATAATGCCCAGAACGATgtaaatggaatgacatcaaacacctggaaaccatgtttgatgtatttgataccattccactgattctgctccattcattaccacgagcccgttctccccaattaaggtgacaccaacctcctgtgtcacgcatgcatattgacgccacacagTTTCACTTATGctgtgttagggttgaactggctatttgtttgcataacctatataatataccggggaagctatgctacaatattaagtatataaactacggataagtcaactgctgaagacaagaactacaccaggcgacaggaagtgcgtcacgaggctggggccagcctgcacgccgacgttAGGATGAGCAAGTTTAAACgatgctcatcctccctctgacaggccagcattgagcaggaactatctctgtcagagtatataagGGAGAACAAAAGGATGTgacgctctcttctctgtctgccctgcgtggtgtcacagtgagaccgtatatatacgaacaacatatttaccattcaagtgtttgcaaTAATTAAAGAACAAAGAAAACTTGAGTTACTCTTTGCTAAATAATTTGTTctaataccagattcgaattgacgtgACCCGACAGCTGCTACTCTGTTTGTTAagctgaacaacaatataaacgcaacatgcaacaatttctaagattttactgagttacaattcatagaaggaaatcagccTGTTTTATTGAATTAATTAGGCCATAataatggatttcacatgactgggcaatgGGTGCAGCCATGGTGGGCCTAGGAGGGCGTAGGCTCCCACTTGGgagtactgaacaaaaatataaaagcaacatgtaaagggtTGGTTTCATGatgtgaaataaaagatcccagaaattgtccatacgcacaaaaggcttatttctttccaattttgtgcacaaa
Proteins encoded:
- the LOC106613941 gene encoding oocyte zinc finger protein XlCOF8.4 isoform X1 — translated: MCNRNNIPRVSDTSENIHVTGHESVHHLMKMDQYGRCESSDQPEEDHSLHWSEVKEEAEECPISAVSLGVETSQVCQKEDPDEQEPSFDTVLDIHGVTEQECGHKGMTHLKVLPSPVPVKEESEECSLLPVDEEEVALFTVKKEEDEDWLKSGDEDVVKVSVPWEPLETTSSSSCSDTEDTEDSEMESDNVQDCDNHERDVSRGVKIKDCSRTSLDPGTVPDRDEKANAVDFSGFEGGSSFYPCPHCAIGFTIERFFLGHLKRDHPKDYIEMLKTGKIKAYKRGSLRVTPATCPQCGKSFTNKYVMQTHQRTHAGKKSYHCADCGKSFVYADALKRHRWTHAGESI
- the LOC106613941 gene encoding oocyte zinc finger protein XlCOF8.4 isoform X2; its protein translation is MLKSKKGHESVHHLMKMDQYGRCESSDQPEEDHSLHWSEVKEEAEECPISAVSLGVETSQVCQKEDPDEQEPSFDTVLDIHGVTEQECGHKGMTHLKVLPSPVPVKEESEECSLLPVDEEEVALFTVKKEEDEDWLKSGDEDVVKVSVPWEPLETTSSSSCSDTEDTEDSEMESDNVQDCDNHERDVSRGVKIKDCSRTSLDPGTVPDRDEKANAVDFSGFEGGSSFYPCPHCAIGFTIERFFLGHLKRDHPKDYIEMLKTGKIKAYKRGSLRVTPATCPQCGKSFTNKYVMQTHQRTHAGKKSYHCADCGKSFVYADALKRHRWTHAGESI